In one Pseudoalteromonas rubra genomic region, the following are encoded:
- a CDS encoding transketolase, with protein sequence MTHLISAQIRHTLCDVSNKTKTPHLGSCLSCVDILTALYWNVMNIYPDQPMHPERDYFLLGKGHAASALYTSLAYRGFFPIEDLYQHGSTGSRFEEHPGIHAPDGVETVSGSLGHALSLATGMALSKQLQGANNHFYVLMGDGEINEGTVWEAAMFAAGKRLSNLVAIVDFNKLQGTGESTDIMHLEPLEEKWRAFGWHTMRVDGHDLSALVQALEAAKSIQQPVCIVADTVKGKGVSFMENDNNWHYRIPTEEEVAHAKQELGLS encoded by the coding sequence ATGACCCATTTAATTTCAGCTCAAATTCGCCATACTTTGTGCGATGTTTCAAACAAAACAAAAACCCCTCACCTGGGTAGCTGCCTGTCATGTGTAGATATTCTCACAGCCTTATATTGGAACGTGATGAACATATACCCTGATCAGCCAATGCATCCGGAGCGAGACTATTTTTTACTTGGTAAAGGCCATGCCGCCAGTGCTTTATATACAAGCTTGGCCTACCGTGGGTTCTTTCCTATTGAAGATTTATATCAGCACGGCAGCACAGGCAGTCGATTTGAGGAGCACCCGGGGATCCATGCCCCCGATGGTGTAGAAACAGTCTCAGGATCTCTGGGCCATGCGCTGTCTCTGGCAACAGGTATGGCACTCAGTAAACAGCTCCAGGGGGCCAATAACCATTTTTATGTGCTCATGGGCGACGGCGAAATCAATGAAGGTACGGTCTGGGAGGCGGCGATGTTTGCGGCCGGCAAGCGCTTAAGTAACCTGGTTGCCATTGTCGATTTTAACAAGTTACAAGGTACTGGTGAAAGTACCGACATCATGCACCTGGAGCCATTGGAAGAGAAATGGCGTGCATTCGGCTGGCATACAATGCGTGTCGACGGTCATGATCTCAGTGCGCTGGTACAGGCTTTGGAAGCCGCGAAATCCATCCAACAACCTGTATGCATTGTCGCGGATACTGTAAAAGGCAAAGGTGTGTCATTTATGGAAAACGACAATAACTGGCATTATCGTATTCCAACAGAAGAAGAAGTTGCGCACGCGAAACAGGAGCTGGGATTATCATGA
- a CDS encoding transketolase family protein, which translates to MRNAFARVLTELAKDDNSLLLYYADIGNRLFNPLKEFAEDRTINAGIAEANMASMAAGSAMMGHKPFIYTITPFTTSRNFEQIKIDIAYQNQPVIIVGTGSGLSYANLGPTHHSFEDIALMRALPNMHVICPADAYELEQLMPQLIKLNAPCYFRIGKKNEPAVHESKPALTFGKVHVMCPGERIAVLSSGTIMPLAQELVRTLNERGVSPELVSFHTVKPLDQDYLNDAMTRFDHVITLEEHNVNGGFGSAVLEYFSEQANWPRVHRFGIPDRFIDQVHSTADARAKAGLTVTDIMNTLSERGVV; encoded by the coding sequence ATGAGAAACGCATTTGCACGAGTCCTGACTGAGCTTGCCAAAGATGACAACAGCCTGCTGCTTTATTATGCAGATATCGGCAATCGGTTATTTAACCCGTTAAAAGAGTTTGCAGAAGACCGCACCATCAATGCCGGGATCGCCGAAGCCAATATGGCTTCTATGGCCGCAGGCAGCGCAATGATGGGCCACAAACCCTTTATTTATACTATCACCCCGTTTACCACGTCACGGAACTTTGAGCAGATCAAGATTGATATCGCCTATCAGAATCAACCTGTGATCATCGTCGGTACCGGCTCTGGCTTATCGTATGCCAACCTGGGCCCGACTCATCACTCGTTCGAAGACATTGCTTTGATGCGTGCCTTGCCAAATATGCACGTGATCTGCCCGGCTGATGCCTATGAACTAGAGCAACTGATGCCACAGCTAATCAAGCTCAATGCGCCCTGTTACTTCAGGATCGGTAAAAAGAACGAGCCAGCGGTACACGAGAGTAAACCTGCTCTTACCTTTGGCAAGGTGCATGTGATGTGCCCCGGTGAGCGTATTGCCGTACTCAGTAGCGGCACCATTATGCCACTGGCACAGGAATTAGTGCGCACCTTAAACGAACGTGGTGTGTCACCTGAGCTGGTGAGCTTCCACACCGTTAAGCCACTGGACCAGGATTACCTCAACGACGCAATGACACGTTTTGACCACGTGATCACACTCGAAGAGCACAATGTCAATGGTGGCTTCGGTAGTGCGGTTTTGGAATACTTTAGCGAACAGGCAAACTGGCCACGGGTACACCGTTTCGGAATCCCCGACCGCTTTATCGATCAGGTGCACTCTACCGCGGATGCCAGAGCGAAAGCAGGCCTGACTGTGACTGATATTATGAATACCTTATCAGAGCGAGGTGTAGTGTGA
- a CDS encoding HAD family hydrolase, with amino-acid sequence MIIGIDFDNTIADYTGVFYRVGCALGWLPESVGQSKNEVKQYFISQDNEARWTELQGIVYGKEITQARPYPGAFDAMQRLQAQGHQLAIVSHKTKYPIIGERVDFHEAATQWLISHKFIGSIDAPVCSDAVFFNETKEQKIARIAQLDCAVFIDDLPSILTHSDFPAQCQGVLFAPDKHPNYDGAHINQWQALDAWLCSQSN; translated from the coding sequence GTGATCATCGGTATTGATTTTGATAACACCATTGCCGACTACACCGGCGTGTTTTATCGCGTCGGCTGTGCGCTTGGTTGGTTACCTGAGTCGGTTGGCCAAAGTAAGAATGAGGTCAAACAATACTTTATCAGCCAGGATAACGAAGCCAGATGGACTGAGTTACAAGGCATCGTCTACGGCAAAGAAATTACTCAGGCACGGCCGTATCCAGGCGCATTCGATGCGATGCAGCGCTTGCAAGCTCAGGGTCACCAACTGGCCATAGTATCACATAAAACGAAATACCCGATTATCGGAGAACGGGTCGACTTTCATGAAGCGGCGACCCAGTGGCTCATCAGCCATAAGTTTATCGGTTCAATTGATGCACCTGTTTGTTCTGATGCTGTCTTCTTCAATGAGACCAAAGAGCAAAAGATCGCGCGAATTGCACAACTTGACTGCGCCGTATTTATCGATGATTTGCCCAGCATTCTGACTCACAGCGATTTTCCCGCCCAATGCCAGGGCGTTTTGTTTGCGCCAGACAAACACCCGAACTACGACGGCGCACATATCAACCAATGGCAAGCTCTGGATGCCTGGCTATGTTCTCAGTCGAACTAA
- a CDS encoding phosphotransferase: MFSVELTHFISRTLGREDWHCSDLPQGANNQGYKLSAGGKAYFLKRFAPGARALNKLHNEYQFSCQLSAAGITQIARPLNYCPATLSAIYEFIDGQAVEQITQHDISAAYDFIQAINGPNIARAALNEATDSPALLADFVHLITNRLTRFEAHRGNQDLDALLTQIETRTQLISATPGIDWQQACPKDVVSPSDFGFHNALKSAGQMYFIDFEYAGTDSSWKLLCDFFAQPALPVALSYLPQFLQSPLFKTQASEPATLKAIYELTLLKWCLIMLNEFLPDVQMRRAFSWNISCLKEKEAKLQQMQLQQLNKSKRYFEQIDHKIHQLQNLLRDS, encoded by the coding sequence ATGTTCTCAGTCGAACTAACACACTTTATTAGCCGCACTTTGGGTCGGGAAGACTGGCACTGCTCAGACTTGCCCCAGGGTGCAAATAATCAGGGCTACAAACTTAGTGCGGGCGGCAAAGCATATTTCCTGAAGCGCTTTGCACCAGGCGCACGAGCACTTAACAAACTTCACAATGAATATCAGTTTAGCTGTCAGTTGTCTGCAGCAGGTATCACTCAGATCGCTCGTCCCCTGAACTATTGCCCGGCAACACTTTCTGCCATTTATGAATTTATTGATGGCCAGGCTGTTGAACAAATCACACAGCATGACATCAGCGCTGCCTATGATTTTATTCAGGCCATTAATGGGCCAAATATTGCCCGTGCTGCACTGAATGAAGCGACAGACAGCCCAGCCCTTTTGGCAGACTTTGTTCATCTGATCACGAACCGTCTAACCCGATTTGAAGCGCACAGAGGCAATCAGGACCTGGATGCACTGCTGACACAGATAGAAACCCGCACCCAGCTCATTAGCGCGACACCTGGCATCGATTGGCAACAAGCATGCCCTAAAGATGTGGTTTCGCCTTCCGATTTTGGCTTTCACAACGCACTTAAAAGTGCAGGCCAAATGTACTTTATTGACTTTGAGTATGCGGGCACAGACAGCAGCTGGAAATTGCTTTGCGACTTCTTTGCTCAGCCAGCATTGCCTGTTGCACTCTCCTATTTGCCACAATTTTTGCAGTCGCCATTATTTAAGACGCAAGCATCAGAGCCTGCCACACTCAAAGCCATCTATGAGCTCACTTTGCTCAAGTGGTGCCTAATCATGCTCAATGAATTTTTACCCGATGTACAAATGCGCAGAGCGTTTTCCTGGAACATTTCTTGCTTAAAAGAAAAGGAAGCAAAACTGCAGCAAATGCAGTTACAGCAACTCAATAAGAGCAAACGCTATTTTGAACAAATTGACCATAAAATACATCAATTACAGAACCTACTTAGAGACAGTTAA
- a CDS encoding zinc-binding dehydrogenase has translation MKAAILFETGQPLKIVDGIALPELTTGQVQVKILYSGLCHSQLMEVSGGRGEDKYLPHLLGHEGVGIVESVGEGVSKVQPGDKVVIGWLKGDGLDAPGGKYPHDGYLINSGSATTLSEKSIVAENRVVKLPADFPEKIAILFGCALPTGMGIVFNELKPESEKHIAIFGMGGIGMSALLAAKLFSPTKLIAVDVSPQKLEIAKQLGATHTIDASSCDPVSEIIKLTNNIGVDYSIEAGGTTRTIEQAFESVKDNGGQCIFASHPRAEEKIALEPHAFHRGKSIRGSWGGGSKPDVDIPKFIKLYQNNEVDLEALLSRVYRLDEVNEALEDLKNKKIIRAVIEIAS, from the coding sequence ATGAAAGCAGCTATATTATTCGAAACAGGTCAGCCCTTAAAAATTGTTGATGGCATTGCGCTTCCGGAATTAACCACAGGTCAGGTTCAGGTCAAAATCCTATACAGCGGCTTGTGTCATTCACAATTAATGGAAGTCAGCGGCGGCCGGGGTGAAGACAAGTACCTTCCTCATCTGCTCGGTCATGAGGGCGTAGGCATTGTCGAAAGCGTCGGAGAGGGAGTGTCTAAAGTACAACCCGGAGATAAAGTCGTAATAGGCTGGCTCAAAGGCGATGGCCTTGATGCACCTGGCGGAAAATACCCGCATGATGGTTACCTCATCAATTCAGGCAGCGCCACGACCCTGAGTGAAAAAAGCATCGTTGCCGAAAACCGAGTGGTGAAACTTCCTGCTGACTTTCCGGAAAAAATCGCGATCCTGTTTGGCTGTGCACTCCCTACAGGCATGGGTATTGTCTTTAACGAATTAAAGCCTGAATCAGAAAAACACATCGCCATTTTTGGCATGGGTGGGATCGGCATGAGTGCGTTACTTGCAGCAAAGCTCTTTTCTCCTACGAAGTTGATTGCCGTGGACGTCAGCCCGCAAAAACTTGAGATAGCCAAACAGCTTGGTGCCACACACACCATAGATGCCAGCAGCTGCGATCCGGTCTCTGAAATCATTAAACTGACAAACAACATCGGTGTTGATTACAGTATTGAAGCAGGTGGTACCACACGCACCATAGAGCAAGCTTTTGAGTCTGTGAAGGACAATGGAGGCCAGTGTATATTCGCCTCACACCCTCGTGCTGAAGAAAAGATAGCACTGGAACCACATGCATTCCACAGAGGTAAATCGATCCGAGGTAGCTGGGGTGGCGGCTCCAAGCCAGATGTTGATATTCCTAAGTTTATCAAACTATACCAGAATAATGAGGTCGACCTGGAAGCCTTGCTTAGTCGAGTGTATCGATTGGATGAAGTAAATGAAGCCCTGGAAGATCTGAAAAACAAAAAAATTATCCGGGCCGTGATCGAAATTGCCAGCTGA